The Candidatus Palauibacter polyketidifaciens genome contains the following window.
CGGTCATGTTGGTCCCGATGCAGAAGATCACATCGGGCTTTTCCATGTCCTCGAGTGGATTCGACATCGCCCCCCGTCCGATTGAGGCCGCCAGACCGGCGACCGTGGGGGCGTGTCAAGCACGGCTGCAGTTGTCGATCTGGTTCGTACCGAACGCGCCCCGGATGAACCGCTGCATCATGTAGGCCGCTTCGTGCGGCGCACGTCCGGAGGCGACGCCGTACACGGAGTGCCTGCCGTGATTCTCCACCGCCGCCGTGAAACCCGCCGCCGCGCGGTCGAGGGCCGTGTCCCAGTCGGTTTCGTGGAGTTCGCCGTCCTCGCCCCGCACCATCGGATAGGCGAGCCGGTCGGGGTGCTGCACGAAGTCGAACGCGAATTGTCCCTTGACGCAGAGAGCGCCCTCGTTGGCGGGCCCGTCCATGGCCGGCTGGACGCCGATCAGCGTGTCCCCGCGGGACAGCAGGTCGACGGAGCACCCAACGCCGCAGTAGGGACACACGGTACGCGTCTTCTCGGTCTCCCCCGGCACGTCCGCGTTCGCGAGCGCCTTGATGTCCGCGAGAGCGCCGGTCGGGCAGGTCTGTACGCACTGCCCGCAGAACGTGCAGGCGGAGTCCCCCAGCAGGCCCTCGAACTCCGTCGTGATCTGTGTGTCGAACCCGCGATTCATGATCGAGATCGCGTAGTCGCCCTCCTGTTCGGCGCAGACTCGCACGCAGCGATAGCAGGAAATGCAGTTGTCGTAGTCGCGGAGGATGAAGGGGTTGTCGTCGTCCGGCCGGCTGCGGCCGGACCTGGCCCCGGCGAAGCGGCCCGTCCGGGCGTCGTAGCGGTCGAGCAGCACCGCCATCTCCTGCGAGGCGTACCCGGAGAGCGGATCGACATCCGTGTCGCGGTTCTCGGAGGCGAGCATCTCCATGAGCACCCGGCGGTGCATGTCGAGCCGCGCCGAGCGGGTCGTCATCCGCATCCCGGGCTCCGCCCGCGTGGTGCAGGAGGCGACGGGGTTGCGGGCGCCCTCGAGTTCAACGATGCAGAGGCGGCAGGCACCGAAGGCTTCCAGACGCGGATCGTAGCACAGCGTCGGGATCTCCTTGCGATGCCGCTCGGAGATCTCGTAAAGGCTCTCGCCCCGACGGACGCCCACCTTCGCGCCGTCGAGCGTGATCTCGAAATCGAAGCCTGCGCCGTTACCCGAGTTGTCGCTCAAACCCACCTCCGGAGGCCCGGGGCGCTGCGCCGCTGGAAACTGCCGGGCCGACTAAAATGACGTGTCGCGCGCGCCACGACAAATCCGGCCATCGTTCCGGTCAAGGAATCTCTCGCTAGATGGAGTCGGCGACGTGCCTGGAGATGCGATCGGGGAAGTAGCGAATGAGGCTCTCGGTGATGAGGGGAGCGGCCTGCCCGAGTCCGCACGCGCTCGTCTGCATCATCGTGTCGCCGAGGTCGTGCACCTCGTCGATCCAGGCGGCGATCCCGGTCGGGCCCTCGCCGTGCAGGCGCTCGGTGAGGCGCTGCGTGCCGATGCGGCAGGGGAAACACTTGCCGCACGATTCCTCGGCAAAGAACTCCATGGCGGAATGGGCGACCTCGATCATGTCCCGCGAGTCGTCGAAGACCATGATGCCGCCGGCGCCCAGGAACGACCCCTTCGAGCGGATATCGGGCTCGTCCAGCGTGACGGCGAGATCATCTCCCGCCAGGAAGCCGCCGGAGAGCCCCGCCATCGTCACCGCCTGGATCTTCCGCCCGCGCGGGACCCCGCCGGCCCAGTCGTCGATCAGCGTCATGAGGGGGAAGCCCATGGGCACTTCGTAGTTGCCGGGGCGAGCGACGTCCCCGGAGAGCGAGATCACCTTCGTGCCCGCGTGGTCCCCGATCCCGAGATCCCGATACCAGTCGGCGCCGTGCACGAGGATATGGGGCACGGAAGCCAGCGTTTCGACGTTGTTCACGACCGTGGGAAGATCCTCGTACCCGTGCGTCACCGGGAAGGGTGGCCGGTTGCGCGGAAACGGGTGCTTGCCCTCGAGGCTGTTGAGAAGGGACGTCTCCTCGCCGCAGATGTAAGCGCCCGCGCCGCGGCGTACCCAGAGGTCGAAGGGCCGTCCGGGCCCGAAGGCGTCCGGTCCCAGCAGCCCGGCGCCACGGGCCTCCTCCAGGGCCGTCTCCAGGATGCGCATCGTGTCCGGATACTCGTAGCGGAGGTAGATGAACCCGCGCGTGGCCCCCGTCGCGAAGCCGGCGGCGATCATCCCCTCGATCACCGCGTGCGGGTCGTAGTCCATCAGCGCCCGGTCCTTGAAGCAGCCCGGCTCTCCCTCGTCGGCATTGCAGACGATGGTCTTCGGCTCCCCCGCCGCCTCCGCCACGGCCCGCCACTTCCGCCCCGTGGGGAAGCCGGCGCCGCCCCGCCCCGCCAGACCGCTCGCGTCGATGACATCGAGGAGCGCATCGGGCCGCCCCCGGAGGGCATTCTCCAGACCCGCATAGCCGCCCGTCGCCCGATAGCCCGCCAGGGTGGCACGTCCGGGAGTTCGAATGTGCGCGAATACACATTCCTCAATGTCCGGCGGGACCGCGGGTGGAAGAGGAGAAGGCCGGCCGGAGAGATCCGCCACCGTCGTTCCGCAGAGAACCCGGTCACGGTCAAGGACCGGAATCGGCTCGTCGCAGCGACCGGGGCAGGGCATCGCGTGCGCGCCCGGCAGCGCGGCCAGCAGTTCGTCGGCCCCTGCCAGCGCGCAGATCGGTCCCGTGCAGACGCGGGGATGAGAGTAGCCCTCGGGGTCGCGGGAAAAGTGGTGGTAGAAGGTCACGGTGCCGAAGAGGTCAGCGATCGGAATCCGCAGATCCTCGGAGATGGCTCGGAGAGACGCCTCCGAGAGGCACCCATCCCTCTCGTGGAAGTCATGCAGCAGGGGAAGCAGAGGAGCGGGCCGTGTCCGCCACTTCGCGAGCAGATCCGCGTCCGAGGGCGTGTTCATGCCGTCATAGTTACCCGCCGACACGAATAGCGGCAAACGACTTTCGGCACCGCCCCGGCGCTGGACACGACGGTCGACGGAGCGCTTGCTCCGGCACCCCGGAGTTCGACACCGTAGCTTCGGCCCATGATTACGCCCCGAAGGAACACCGCCCGCGTCGACATCGATCGCGTCTCCGAAGCCTCGAGCCGAAGGCGGCGCGACGCCGTCGCGGTCGAAGAGCCGCTCGAGATCCGGATCGCGCCCGCGGACGGGGGAGAGCACCAGGTGGCCGTGACGATGCGGACGCCGGGAGATGACTTCGACCTCACGGCCGGGTTCCTCTTCTCGGAGGGGCTGCTGGGACAGCGCTCCGAACTCGCCGATCTGCGGTACTGCGTCGACGTGGAAACGCAGGAGTACAATATCGTCACCGCGCACCTGACCGAGACGGCGCGCTTCGACCCGGCGGAGCTGACCCGGAACTTCTATACGACATCGAGCTGCGGCGTCTGCGGAAAG
Protein-coding sequences here:
- a CDS encoding 2Fe-2S iron-sulfur cluster-binding protein, whose translation is MSDNSGNGAGFDFEITLDGAKVGVRRGESLYEISERHRKEIPTLCYDPRLEAFGACRLCIVELEGARNPVASCTTRAEPGMRMTTRSARLDMHRRVLMEMLASENRDTDVDPLSGYASQEMAVLLDRYDARTGRFAGARSGRSRPDDDNPFILRDYDNCISCYRCVRVCAEQEGDYAISIMNRGFDTQITTEFEGLLGDSACTFCGQCVQTCPTGALADIKALANADVPGETEKTRTVCPYCGVGCSVDLLSRGDTLIGVQPAMDGPANEGALCVKGQFAFDFVQHPDRLAYPMVRGEDGELHETDWDTALDRAAAGFTAAVENHGRHSVYGVASGRAPHEAAYMMQRFIRGAFGTNQIDNCSRA
- a CDS encoding NADH-ubiquinone oxidoreductase-F iron-sulfur binding region domain-containing protein, with the translated sequence MNTPSDADLLAKWRTRPAPLLPLLHDFHERDGCLSEASLRAISEDLRIPIADLFGTVTFYHHFSRDPEGYSHPRVCTGPICALAGADELLAALPGAHAMPCPGRCDEPIPVLDRDRVLCGTTVADLSGRPSPLPPAVPPDIEECVFAHIRTPGRATLAGYRATGGYAGLENALRGRPDALLDVIDASGLAGRGGAGFPTGRKWRAVAEAAGEPKTIVCNADEGEPGCFKDRALMDYDPHAVIEGMIAAGFATGATRGFIYLRYEYPDTMRILETALEEARGAGLLGPDAFGPGRPFDLWVRRGAGAYICGEETSLLNSLEGKHPFPRNRPPFPVTHGYEDLPTVVNNVETLASVPHILVHGADWYRDLGIGDHAGTKVISLSGDVARPGNYEVPMGFPLMTLIDDWAGGVPRGRKIQAVTMAGLSGGFLAGDDLAVTLDEPDIRSKGSFLGAGGIMVFDDSRDMIEVAHSAMEFFAEESCGKCFPCRIGTQRLTERLHGEGPTGIAAWIDEVHDLGDTMMQTSACGLGQAAPLITESLIRYFPDRISRHVADSI